Genomic segment of Pseudomonadota bacterium:
AGAATCAAAGAGATGCTCCGATAAGATGATTCTTTTGGTCCCGACAGCGGTTTGCCGCGGCCTCAACCTTAAAAAAGCGGCGGCCGCGTGAGCAGATTAATTCGGCAACTGACCAGGCTGATGAACCTGGCGGCGGCGGTCTGCGTCTTCGCCATGATGCTTCTGACCTGCGCCGATGTGGTTTTGCGCCTTTTCAAGCATCCGATTCTGGGAGCTTATGAACTGGTCGGCCTGATCGGCGCCCTGGGCATCGCCCTGGCGATGCCGGCGACCACCCTGCATCAGGGCCATGTGGCGGTTGAATTCATCAGCGACAAACTCCCCCGAAAAGCTCAGAGAATCTGCCGCTTCGGCGCCGATTTTCTAAGTCTGCTCCTGTTCGCCCTGATCTCCCGGCAAACTTTTATCTATGCCGAAATCCTGAGAAAAACCGGCGAGGTAACCGCCAATCTGCAGATGCCCTTTTACCCGGTGGTTTATGTGATCGCGGCCGCCGCCCTGCTGGTCTGCCTGGTCCTGATGCGGCAACTGTTCCCCGGCGCCGACGAGGTGACGTCTTCATGAGCCCCTTAGCGATCGGCCTGATCGGAATCGCTCTTTTATTTCTCCTGCTGTTCGCCCGGATTCCCGTGGGCTTTGCCATGGCGATCGTCGGCTTTGCCGGCTTCGTTCAGCTGGTCAATCTCAATGCCGCCCTCTCCCTGCTCGCCCGGGATGTTTTTTCGACCTTCGGCGCCTACGGCCTGACCGTGATTCCCCTGTTTATCTTCATGGGGCAGGTTTCTTTTCACGCCGGCATCAGCCGCCGCCTCTATGACACCGCTTACGCCTTCATCGGCCATCGCCCGGGCGGCCTGTCCATGGCCACCATCGGCGCCTGCACCGCCTTCGGCGCGATCTGCGGTTCCTCCCCGGCGACCGCCGCCACCATGGCGACCGTCGCCCTGCCGGAAATGAAACGCTACCATTACTCAATGGAGCTGGCCGCCGGGGCGGTCGCTTCGGGCGGCAGCCTGGGGATGCTGATCCCCCCCAGCGTGGTCTTCATCG
This window contains:
- a CDS encoding TRAP transporter small permease yields the protein MSRLIRQLTRLMNLAAAVCVFAMMLLTCADVVLRLFKHPILGAYELVGLIGALGIALAMPATTLHQGHVAVEFISDKLPRKAQRICRFGADFLSLLLFALISRQTFIYAEILRKTGEVTANLQMPFYPVVYVIAAAALLVCLVLMRQLFPGADEVTSS
- a CDS encoding TRAP transporter large permease subunit, encoding MSPLAIGLIGIALLFLLLFARIPVGFAMAIVGFAGFVQLVNLNAALSLLARDVFSTFGAYGLTVIPLFIFMGQVSFHAGISRRLYDTAYAFIGHRPGGLSMATIGACTAFGAICGSSPATAATMATVALPEMKRYHYSMELAAGAVASGGSLGMLIPPSVVFIVYGIMTEQSIGKLFMAGILPGLLIAFLFCLAILYTCKRHPEFGPPGPKSSWSQRRQSLKGTGETLLLFALVMVGLFAGFFTPTEAGAVGAMCSLGIALSGGNLSPTKLRTALLETTRTTCMIMIIVTGAVIFGHFLAVT